A part of Jiangella alba genomic DNA contains:
- a CDS encoding HAD family hydrolase, giving the protein MAQLAAVVFDLDDTLFDHSGSAARGFGAWLSSIHGPATPELTAAWFELQDRHFNAWRDGHVSMAEQRRRRIGELLELIGRPPVDQPGLDALWRDYFASYRAGWQRFDDAEVALELVAAAGLRTAILTNGPEDMQHDKVEVIGLASRVGPVLTAEALGSAKPDPRAYAALCAELGLDPATILYVGDDHHLDVVAARAAGLRAVHLDRRGTGPAGEPHSIATLHELAGHLA; this is encoded by the coding sequence GTGGCTCAGCTCGCGGCGGTGGTGTTCGATCTCGACGACACGCTCTTCGATCACTCCGGATCCGCGGCCCGCGGCTTCGGCGCCTGGTTGTCGTCCATCCACGGTCCCGCGACACCCGAGCTGACCGCCGCCTGGTTCGAGCTGCAGGACCGCCACTTCAACGCCTGGCGCGACGGCCATGTCAGCATGGCCGAGCAGCGGCGCCGGCGCATCGGCGAGCTGCTCGAGCTGATCGGCCGCCCGCCGGTCGACCAGCCCGGCCTCGACGCGCTGTGGCGCGACTACTTCGCCTCCTACCGCGCCGGCTGGCAGCGCTTCGACGACGCCGAAGTGGCGCTGGAGCTGGTGGCGGCGGCCGGGCTGCGCACCGCGATCCTCACCAACGGGCCCGAGGACATGCAGCACGACAAGGTCGAGGTCATCGGGCTGGCCAGCCGGGTCGGGCCGGTGCTCACCGCCGAGGCACTGGGCAGCGCGAAGCCCGACCCGCGCGCCTACGCCGCCCTGTGCGCCGAGCTCGGCCTCGACCCCGCCACCATCCTCTACGTCGGCGACGACCACCACCTCGACGTCGTCGCCGCTCGCGCCGCCGGCCTGCGCGCCGTCCACCTCGACCGCCGCGGCACCGGCCCGGCCGGCGAGCCGCACAGCATCGCGACGCTGCACGAGCTCGCCGGGCATCTCGCCTAG
- a CDS encoding MFS transporter: protein MTTTQTSRRAWAGLAVLCVVAVLASLELTVTHLALPAIDADLRPSGTQLLWIVDVYAFLLAGSMLALGAAGDRIGRRRLLMIGAAAYGVLSVLAAWAPTAETLIAARALLGVAGATLMPSTLSLTATMFRDARQRAVAVGVVIASVSGGTAIGPLVGGAMLERFWWGSVFLLGVPVMVLILALGPILLPAGETTTTTRIDVVSVGLSMGAVLPLVWGLKEIAAGGAGWAAVTGVVGGAVVGVLFVGRQRVLADPMVDVRLFRDPAFSVAVATLAAGIFVLWGANYYLAQYLQLVRGLSPLLAGLCTAPSAAGVIVGSLLAPRLARRVRPSVVIGVGLTVSAAGFVLLTQLTATSGLGLLVAGSVTVSAGLGPMMALATDQVVGAAPPERAGAAAALSSMAPQLGGALGIAVLGSVVAAVFRGAGTGADTLGAALAAAEDGTGLAAAREAFTDGIVLAATVSAALAAALAISVVALSARRDSVIPTSRPRGSAA, encoded by the coding sequence GTGACTACTACGCAAACCTCTCGCCGGGCGTGGGCCGGGCTGGCCGTGCTGTGCGTCGTCGCGGTGCTGGCGTCGCTGGAGTTGACCGTCACCCATCTCGCGCTGCCGGCCATCGACGCCGACTTGCGGCCGTCTGGGACGCAGCTGCTGTGGATCGTCGACGTGTATGCGTTCCTGCTGGCCGGGTCGATGCTGGCGCTCGGCGCGGCCGGGGACCGGATCGGCCGGCGGCGGCTGCTGATGATCGGCGCCGCCGCGTACGGGGTGCTGTCGGTGCTCGCCGCGTGGGCGCCCACCGCCGAGACGCTGATCGCGGCGCGGGCGCTGCTCGGCGTGGCCGGGGCGACGCTGATGCCGTCGACGCTGTCGTTGACGGCGACGATGTTCCGGGACGCGCGGCAGCGGGCGGTCGCCGTGGGCGTCGTGATCGCCAGCGTCTCCGGCGGCACCGCGATCGGGCCGCTGGTCGGGGGCGCGATGCTGGAGCGGTTCTGGTGGGGCTCGGTGTTCCTGCTCGGCGTGCCGGTGATGGTGCTGATCCTTGCGCTCGGCCCGATTCTGCTGCCCGCGGGCGAGACGACGACCACGACGCGCATCGACGTCGTCAGCGTGGGGTTGTCGATGGGTGCGGTGCTGCCGCTGGTGTGGGGGCTGAAGGAGATCGCGGCGGGCGGCGCGGGCTGGGCGGCCGTCACGGGGGTCGTCGGCGGGGCGGTCGTGGGCGTGCTGTTCGTCGGCCGGCAGCGGGTGCTCGCGGACCCGATGGTCGACGTGCGGTTGTTCCGCGACCCGGCGTTCTCGGTGGCGGTCGCGACGCTGGCGGCCGGCATCTTCGTGCTCTGGGGCGCCAACTACTACCTGGCGCAGTACCTGCAACTCGTCCGTGGCTTGTCACCCTTACTTGCTGGGCTGTGTACGGCGCCGTCGGCGGCCGGGGTGATCGTGGGGTCGCTGCTGGCACCGCGGCTGGCCCGCCGGGTCCGTCCGAGCGTGGTGATCGGCGTGGGCCTGACGGTGTCGGCGGCGGGCTTCGTGCTGCTCACCCAGTTGACCGCGACCTCGGGCCTGGGCCTGCTGGTCGCCGGATCGGTGACGGTGTCGGCGGGCCTCGGCCCGATGATGGCGCTGGCCACCGACCAGGTCGTCGGCGCGGCGCCGCCGGAGCGGGCCGGGGCCGCGGCGGCGCTGTCGTCGATGGCTCCGCAGCTGGGCGGCGCGCTCGGCATCGCCGTCCTGGGCAGCGTGGTGGCGGCGGTGTTCCGCGGCGCCGGCACAGGCGCGGACACGCTGGGCGCTGCGCTCGCGGCGGCGGAGGACGGTACCGGGCTCGCTGCCGCGCGCGAGGCCTTCACCGACGGGATCGTGCTGGCGGCGACGGTGAGCGCGGCACTCGCCGCGGCGCTGGCGATATCCGTTGTCGCGCTGTCGGCCCGCCGGGATAGCGTCATCCCCACGAGCCGACCCCGTGGGAGTGCCGCATGA
- a CDS encoding sensor histidine kinase yields the protein MARLNEYGERLAAWARGLPPVAVDATIAAACALYVIFNAGVADKLAWWVPLAASVNALPLLWRRQYPFAVAAITGLSTTVLASADVLSDVPAAQLVATYTFAALSPPLKRLIAVVATAVGITVSIVIPHDEALNLGMIGIMFAVAYALGTAARARRDRIAMLEERALRLTQEHETAATRERERIAREVHDILAHSMGLVVVQAEAGPIAVRHDPDRAEQMFDTISDTARDALAQLRRVLGVLRATDDGGERAPQPGLDALPGLVQRVGDAGLTATLSEDGAPRPVPADVATTAYRIVQESLTNTVKHAAAGRVDVRLTWADDLLRIEVADDGGGPASGPGRPSSNGGGHGLIGMRERVAAAGGTLDTGPGPGGVGFRVTASLRLY from the coding sequence GTGGCGCGACTCAACGAGTACGGCGAGCGACTGGCGGCGTGGGCGCGCGGCCTGCCGCCGGTCGCCGTCGACGCCACCATCGCGGCCGCCTGCGCGCTCTACGTCATCTTCAACGCCGGGGTGGCCGACAAGCTGGCCTGGTGGGTGCCGCTGGCGGCGTCGGTCAACGCGCTGCCGCTGCTGTGGCGCCGCCAGTACCCGTTCGCCGTCGCCGCCATCACCGGCCTGTCGACGACCGTGCTGGCCAGCGCGGACGTGCTGTCCGACGTGCCGGCGGCGCAGCTGGTCGCCACCTACACGTTCGCCGCGCTGTCGCCGCCGCTGAAGCGGCTGATCGCGGTCGTGGCGACGGCCGTCGGCATCACCGTCTCGATCGTCATCCCGCACGACGAGGCGCTGAATCTCGGCATGATCGGCATCATGTTCGCCGTCGCGTACGCGCTGGGCACCGCGGCCCGGGCCCGCCGCGACCGCATCGCGATGCTCGAGGAGCGCGCGCTGCGCCTGACCCAGGAGCACGAGACCGCCGCCACCCGCGAACGCGAGCGCATCGCCCGCGAGGTGCACGACATCCTCGCCCACTCGATGGGCCTGGTCGTGGTGCAGGCCGAGGCCGGGCCGATCGCCGTCCGGCACGACCCCGACCGCGCGGAGCAGATGTTCGATACCATCTCCGACACCGCCCGCGACGCGCTCGCCCAGCTGCGCCGGGTGCTCGGCGTGCTGCGCGCGACCGACGACGGCGGCGAGCGCGCGCCCCAGCCCGGCCTCGACGCGCTCCCCGGACTGGTCCAGCGGGTCGGCGACGCGGGGCTGACGGCGACGCTCAGCGAGGACGGCGCGCCGCGTCCGGTCCCCGCCGACGTCGCGACGACGGCGTACCGCATCGTCCAGGAGTCGCTGACGAACACCGTCAAACACGCCGCCGCCGGGCGCGTCGACGTGCGGCTGACCTGGGCCGACGACCTGCTGCGCATCGAGGTGGCCGACGACGGCGGCGGCCCGGCGAGCGGGCCCGGCAGGCCGTCGTCCAACGGCGGCGGGCACGGCCTGATCGGCATGCGCGAACGGGTCGCCGCGGCGGGCGGGACGCTCGACACGGGGCCGGGCCCCGGCGGCGTGGGCTTTCGCGTCACGGCCTCCCTGCGCTTGTATTAG
- a CDS encoding response regulator, whose amino-acid sequence MPDPTIRVLIADDQALVRGGFAMILDVQPDIAVVGEAEDGVKAVAAARELHPDVVLMDVRMPHMDGIEAATTICRETDARVLVLTTFDLDEYVYDALRAGASGFLLKDMRRDELVEAVRVVASGEALLAPSVTRRLIADVVGRGGGPPGAGQGAADGRLDALTARETDTLRQVARGLSNAEIAAELFVTEHTVKTHVSSMLSKLGLRDRVQAVVLAYETGLVTPGDSHS is encoded by the coding sequence GTGCCCGACCCGACCATCCGCGTGCTGATCGCCGACGACCAGGCGCTGGTGCGCGGCGGCTTCGCGATGATCCTCGACGTCCAGCCCGACATCGCGGTCGTGGGCGAGGCCGAGGACGGCGTCAAGGCCGTCGCCGCCGCGCGCGAGCTGCACCCCGACGTCGTGCTGATGGACGTCCGGATGCCGCACATGGACGGCATCGAGGCGGCCACCACGATCTGCCGCGAGACCGACGCCCGCGTGCTCGTGCTCACCACGTTCGACCTCGACGAGTACGTGTACGACGCGCTCCGGGCCGGCGCCAGCGGGTTCCTGCTCAAGGACATGCGCCGCGACGAGCTGGTCGAGGCGGTCCGCGTCGTCGCGTCCGGCGAGGCGCTGCTGGCGCCGTCGGTCACCCGCCGGCTCATCGCGGACGTCGTCGGCCGCGGCGGCGGGCCGCCCGGCGCCGGGCAGGGCGCGGCGGACGGCCGTCTCGACGCGCTGACCGCCCGCGAGACCGACACCCTGCGCCAGGTCGCCCGCGGGCTGTCCAACGCCGAGATCGCGGCCGAGCTGTTCGTCACCGAGCACACGGTGAAAACGCACGTGAGCAGCATGCTCAGCAAGCTCGGCCTGCGCGACCGCGTCCAGGCGGTCGTGCTCGCGTACGAGACCGGCCTGGTCACGCCGGGCGATTCTCACTCCTGA
- a CDS encoding MarR family winged helix-turn-helix transcriptional regulator: MKKDPTAGYLVWRLATKWGALLDRTLAPFGLTQAQFSVLATLYGVTRAGGKPSQRELSDHTGLDPVFVSKLVRTLEGNELLLRTADPADSRAVRLALTDHGAEVIEAAGARVMTLQNQLAEPLGGRDSERTREFVATLTTLLDAPPPDLGRTP; this comes from the coding sequence ATGAAGAAGGACCCGACCGCCGGCTACCTCGTCTGGCGGCTCGCGACCAAGTGGGGCGCGCTGCTCGACCGCACGCTCGCTCCGTTCGGGCTCACCCAGGCGCAGTTCTCCGTGCTCGCCACCCTCTACGGCGTCACGCGGGCCGGCGGGAAGCCGAGCCAGCGGGAACTGTCCGACCACACCGGGCTCGACCCCGTCTTCGTCTCCAAGCTGGTCCGCACGCTCGAGGGCAACGAGCTGCTGCTCCGCACCGCCGACCCGGCCGACTCCCGCGCCGTCCGGCTCGCCCTCACCGATCATGGCGCCGAAGTCATCGAAGCCGCCGGCGCCCGCGTCATGACGCTGCAGAACCAGCTCGCCGAGCCGCTCGGCGGGCGCGACAGCGAACGGACCCGCGAGTTCGTCGCCACCCTCACGACGTTGCTCGACGCACCGCCGCCCGACCTCGGGAGGACCCCGTGA
- a CDS encoding DUF885 domain-containing protein has translation MTIAQLADELIDAVFDANPLEASLLGFRDREDQLTDYTEAGEAAADARLADIAARTEAVDPAGLDDAERITRAVILQQIETERDRLAVRAVEYTVTDSFFAPAPATLSFLPMTGITEPAHADGYLARLAALPAMLDAIAERHRAGIAAGRLPVRRLAEATVEHFTRYLANPGDDPLRRPEPAAGSGADAAAFRAERDRLLAEVVHPAVGRYRDAVAADVVPHGRPDDHGGLCWLPGGDEFYAKLTKGHTTTTRTPDELHQTGLDVLAGLTEEYAAVGGRVFGTGELGEILQRLRTDPAMRWRDGDELLRAARSAIKRAEQVAPQWFGRLPSQSCVVEAVPAAEAPGAPGAYYMQPAMDGSRPGTYFANTYEAEKRDRYAAESVAFHEGVPGHHFQLTIAQELTDLPLLRRLANVTAFDEGWGLYAERLADEMGLYSDDTAILGMLSEDSMRACRLVVDTGLHAKGWSRQQAVDFMVAHSATSRLEIETEVDRYISAPGQALAYMVGRLEIQRIRAEAAAAVGDGFDLRGFHDVVLGNGPLPMGVLDEVVRRWAARQG, from the coding sequence ATGACCATCGCCCAGCTCGCCGACGAACTCATCGACGCTGTCTTCGACGCGAACCCGCTGGAGGCCTCGCTGCTGGGCTTCCGCGACCGCGAAGACCAGCTCACCGACTACACCGAGGCCGGCGAGGCGGCGGCCGACGCCCGGCTGGCCGACATCGCGGCGCGCACCGAGGCCGTCGACCCGGCCGGGCTCGACGACGCCGAGCGCATCACGCGGGCGGTCATCCTGCAGCAGATCGAGACCGAGCGCGACCGCCTCGCCGTGCGCGCCGTCGAGTACACCGTCACCGACTCCTTCTTCGCGCCCGCGCCGGCCACGCTGTCCTTCCTGCCGATGACCGGCATCACCGAGCCCGCCCACGCCGACGGCTACCTCGCCCGGCTGGCCGCGCTGCCGGCCATGCTCGACGCCATCGCCGAGCGGCACCGCGCGGGCATCGCCGCCGGCCGGCTGCCCGTGCGGCGGCTGGCCGAGGCCACGGTCGAGCACTTCACCCGCTACCTCGCCAACCCCGGCGACGATCCACTCCGCCGGCCCGAGCCGGCCGCCGGCAGCGGCGCCGACGCCGCGGCGTTCCGGGCCGAGCGCGACCGCCTGCTCGCCGAGGTCGTCCACCCCGCCGTCGGCCGCTACCGCGACGCCGTCGCCGCCGACGTCGTCCCGCACGGCCGCCCCGACGACCACGGCGGGCTGTGCTGGCTGCCGGGCGGCGACGAGTTCTACGCCAAGCTCACCAAGGGCCACACCACCACCACGCGCACGCCCGACGAACTGCACCAGACCGGCCTCGACGTGCTGGCCGGTCTCACCGAGGAGTACGCGGCCGTCGGCGGCCGGGTCTTCGGCACGGGCGAGCTGGGCGAGATCCTGCAGCGGCTGCGCACCGACCCGGCCATGCGCTGGCGCGACGGCGACGAGCTGCTGCGGGCCGCGCGCTCGGCCATCAAGCGGGCCGAGCAGGTCGCGCCGCAGTGGTTCGGCCGGCTGCCGTCGCAGAGCTGCGTCGTCGAGGCGGTGCCCGCGGCCGAGGCCCCGGGCGCGCCCGGCGCCTACTACATGCAGCCGGCCATGGACGGCAGCCGCCCGGGCACCTACTTCGCCAACACCTACGAGGCCGAGAAGCGCGACCGGTACGCCGCCGAATCCGTCGCGTTCCACGAGGGCGTGCCCGGCCACCACTTCCAGCTCACCATCGCCCAGGAGCTGACCGACCTCCCGCTGCTGCGCCGGCTGGCCAACGTCACCGCGTTCGACGAGGGCTGGGGCCTGTACGCCGAGCGGCTGGCCGACGAGATGGGCCTGTACTCCGACGACACCGCGATCCTGGGCATGCTCAGCGAAGACTCCATGCGGGCCTGCCGGCTGGTCGTCGACACCGGGCTGCACGCCAAGGGCTGGAGCCGGCAGCAGGCGGTCGACTTCATGGTCGCCCACTCCGCCACCAGCCGGCTCGAGATCGAGACCGAGGTCGACCGCTACATCTCCGCGCCCGGCCAGGCGCTCGCGTACATGGTCGGCCGGCTCGAGATCCAGCGCATCCGCGCCGAGGCCGCGGCCGCCGTCGGCGACGGCTTCGACCTACGCGGCTTCCACGACGTCGTGCTGGGCAACGGCCCGCTGCCGATGGGCGTCCTCGACGAGGTCGTCCGCCGCTGGGCCGCACGGCAGGGCTGA
- a CDS encoding GNAT family N-acetyltransferase, whose translation MSRIVTSRFELVPLTVDDADDMVEVLSDPALYTFIGGAPPTLTWLRERYARLVAGRSPDGRQQWHNWIVRRTPDARAVGTVQATVTDEGRQAEIAWIVGAAFQGQGYATAAAVALVEWLDARGVQTVTAHVHPEHQASMAVARSAGLRATDRYEDGERVWIRST comes from the coding sequence GTGAGCCGCATCGTCACCAGCCGGTTCGAGCTGGTCCCGCTCACCGTCGACGACGCCGACGACATGGTCGAGGTGCTGAGCGACCCCGCGCTGTACACCTTCATCGGCGGTGCGCCGCCGACGCTGACGTGGCTGCGCGAGCGCTATGCCCGCCTCGTCGCCGGTCGGTCGCCTGACGGACGGCAGCAGTGGCACAACTGGATCGTGCGCCGCACGCCCGACGCCCGCGCCGTCGGCACCGTCCAGGCGACCGTCACCGACGAAGGCCGGCAGGCGGAGATCGCCTGGATCGTCGGCGCCGCCTTCCAGGGGCAGGGCTACGCCACCGCGGCCGCCGTCGCGCTGGTCGAGTGGCTCGACGCGCGCGGCGTCCAGACCGTCACCGCGCACGTGCACCCCGAGCACCAGGCGTCCATGGCGGTCGCCCGGTCGGCCGGGCTGCGCGCGACCGACCGCTACGAGGACGGCGAACGGGTCTGGATCCGGTCCACGTAG
- a CDS encoding 3' terminal RNA ribose 2'-O-methyltransferase Hen1, which yields MLLTLTSTAAHASDLGYLLHKHPERVQRFELSVGVAHVFYPEATDERCTVALLLEVDPIGLVRGRRFGGDALSLAQYVNDRPYAASSMLSVALGRVFGSALKGRCDARPELVGVPLPLEVHVPALPSRGGADVVAGLFEPLGWTVDAQVRPLDPELPAWGDSRYADVTLRGTLPLDQALSHLYVLLPVLDGAKHYWVSSDEVDKLIRTGGSWLAQHPRRDSIVTRYLAHKRGFVADALARLTELDDSAPEEVAEEFDPPAAVSLATLRRTAVVEQLRTAGAHRVVDLGCGEGALLRELLADLSFTEIVGADVAPRVLEKAADRLRLDRMGDRQRARITLLQSSVTYRDDRLAGFDAVVLMEVVEHVDPDRLPDLERTVFGHARPRAVVVTTPNSEYNVLFPGMDAGALRHQDHRFEWTRAEFADWASRVAAVHGYTVAFAPVGEADPDAGPPTQLAVFTRTEAPA from the coding sequence GTGCTGCTGACCCTGACCTCGACCGCCGCCCACGCCAGCGACCTCGGCTACCTGCTGCACAAACATCCCGAGCGGGTCCAGCGCTTCGAGCTGAGCGTCGGCGTCGCGCACGTCTTCTACCCGGAGGCGACCGACGAGCGGTGCACGGTGGCGCTGCTGCTCGAGGTCGACCCGATCGGGCTGGTGCGCGGACGGCGGTTCGGCGGCGACGCGCTGAGCCTCGCGCAGTACGTCAACGACCGGCCGTACGCGGCGTCGTCGATGCTGTCGGTGGCGCTGGGCCGGGTGTTCGGGTCGGCGCTGAAGGGCCGCTGCGACGCACGGCCTGAGCTGGTCGGCGTGCCGCTGCCGCTCGAGGTGCACGTCCCGGCGCTGCCGTCGCGAGGCGGAGCCGACGTCGTCGCCGGGCTGTTCGAGCCGCTCGGCTGGACGGTCGACGCGCAGGTGCGGCCGCTGGACCCGGAGCTGCCCGCGTGGGGCGACTCCCGCTACGCCGACGTGACGTTGCGCGGCACCCTGCCGCTGGACCAGGCGCTGTCGCACCTCTACGTGCTGCTGCCGGTGCTCGACGGCGCGAAGCACTACTGGGTGAGCAGCGACGAGGTCGACAAACTGATCCGCACCGGCGGCTCCTGGCTGGCGCAGCACCCGCGGCGCGACTCCATCGTCACGCGCTACCTCGCGCACAAGCGCGGCTTCGTCGCCGACGCGCTGGCCCGTCTCACCGAGCTGGACGACTCCGCGCCGGAGGAGGTCGCCGAGGAGTTCGATCCGCCGGCGGCGGTCTCGTTGGCGACGCTGCGCAGGACGGCCGTCGTCGAGCAGTTGCGAACGGCCGGCGCGCACCGCGTCGTCGACCTCGGCTGCGGTGAGGGCGCGCTGCTGCGCGAGCTGCTGGCCGACCTGTCGTTCACGGAGATCGTCGGCGCCGACGTCGCGCCGCGGGTGCTGGAGAAGGCGGCCGACCGGCTCCGGCTCGACCGCATGGGCGATCGCCAGCGAGCCCGCATCACGCTGCTGCAGTCGTCGGTCACCTACCGCGACGACCGCCTGGCCGGCTTCGACGCCGTCGTGCTCATGGAGGTGGTCGAGCACGTCGACCCGGACCGCCTGCCCGACCTCGAGCGGACGGTGTTCGGGCACGCGCGGCCGCGCGCGGTCGTCGTCACCACCCCGAACTCCGAGTACAACGTGCTGTTCCCGGGGATGGACGCGGGCGCGCTGCGGCACCAGGACCACCGGTTCGAGTGGACCCGGGCCGAGTTCGCCGACTGGGCGTCGCGGGTCGCGGCCGTGCACGGGTACACCGTCGCGTTCGCGCCCGTCGGCGAGGCCGATCCCGACGCCGGCCCGCCGACCCAGCTGGCCGTCTTCACCCGGACGGAGGCACCGGCATGA
- a CDS encoding MarR family winged helix-turn-helix transcriptional regulator gives MIITPLVGVDIGAAAKAIHSLLGVVLDTKGVTLAEWVALRTLGTAPDRVSQPSLRDGLVLALDIDPVEATAVLCSLEERGLLAYDRFEQIGLTADGRAQYDDLYASVVGVTAQVYAGIDTAELATTRRVLATVAARATELRAEF, from the coding sequence GTGATCATCACCCCGCTCGTCGGCGTCGACATCGGCGCCGCGGCCAAGGCCATCCACTCCCTCCTCGGCGTCGTCCTCGACACCAAGGGCGTCACGCTCGCCGAGTGGGTCGCGCTGCGCACCCTGGGCACCGCGCCGGACCGGGTGTCGCAGCCGTCCCTGCGCGACGGCCTCGTCCTGGCGCTCGACATCGACCCTGTCGAGGCCACGGCGGTGCTCTGCTCGCTGGAGGAGCGCGGGCTGCTGGCGTACGACCGCTTCGAGCAGATCGGCCTGACGGCCGACGGCCGCGCCCAGTACGACGACTTGTACGCGAGCGTGGTCGGGGTGACGGCGCAGGTGTACGCGGGCATCGACACCGCCGAACTGGCGACGACGCGGCGGGTGCTCGCCACGGTGGCCGCTCGGGCGACGGAGCTGCGGGCCGAGTTCTAG
- a CDS encoding winged helix DNA-binding domain-containing protein, with protein MDDAELVRRRLRTVGLGGPLDASTPAEVVGWFGAVQSQDYHPAKWGVAQRLGGAVTDPDLDRAFAGGELLRTHVLRPTWHFVTPADIRWLLALTAPRVHALNAYYYRQCELDDALLRRTAGLVADAVAGGNHLTRAEVAAVLERHGIVATGIRLGYILGFAELEQVVCSGPLRGKQHTYALLDERAPAAAPLDRDDALARLVRRFFTSHGPATAKDLSWWSSLTLADLATGLAAAGDALESIDVDGVTYWSAAGAADTVVDETAVHLLQAYDEYLVGYTESKRLLDLADVTAGARLDVANGVLLLGTQVAGRWRRTLKAREVVLDIGLYEPLRAAATPGLQAAADGYGAFVGRPATVVASRL; from the coding sequence GTGGACGACGCCGAGCTGGTCCGCCGCCGGCTGCGCACCGTCGGCCTCGGCGGCCCGCTCGACGCGTCCACGCCGGCCGAGGTGGTCGGCTGGTTCGGCGCGGTGCAGTCGCAGGACTACCACCCGGCGAAGTGGGGTGTGGCGCAGCGCCTCGGCGGCGCGGTCACCGACCCCGACCTCGACCGCGCCTTCGCCGGCGGCGAGCTGCTGCGCACCCACGTCCTGCGGCCGACCTGGCACTTCGTCACGCCCGCCGACATCCGCTGGCTGCTGGCGCTGACCGCGCCGCGCGTGCACGCCTTGAACGCGTACTACTACCGGCAGTGCGAGCTCGACGACGCGCTGCTGCGGCGGACGGCCGGGCTCGTCGCCGACGCCGTCGCGGGCGGAAACCACCTGACCCGCGCCGAGGTGGCGGCCGTGCTCGAGCGGCACGGCATCGTCGCCACGGGCATCCGGCTCGGCTACATCCTCGGCTTCGCCGAGCTGGAGCAGGTCGTGTGCAGCGGCCCGCTGCGCGGCAAGCAGCACACCTACGCGCTGCTCGACGAGCGGGCGCCGGCGGCCGCCCCACTCGACCGCGACGACGCGCTGGCCCGGCTGGTCCGGCGGTTCTTCACCAGCCACGGCCCGGCCACGGCGAAGGACCTGTCATGGTGGTCCAGCCTCACGCTCGCCGACCTCGCCACCGGCCTGGCCGCGGCGGGCGACGCGCTCGAGAGCATCGACGTCGACGGCGTCACCTACTGGTCCGCGGCCGGCGCCGCCGACACCGTCGTCGACGAGACCGCCGTCCACCTGCTGCAGGCCTACGACGAGTATCTGGTCGGCTACACCGAGAGCAAGCGGCTGCTCGACCTCGCCGACGTCACCGCGGGCGCCCGGCTCGACGTCGCCAACGGGGTGCTGTTGCTCGGCACCCAGGTGGCCGGACGATGGCGGCGGACGCTGAAGGCGCGCGAGGTGGTCCTCGACATCGGGCTGTACGAGCCGCTGCGCGCGGCCGCGACGCCCGGGCTGCAGGCCGCCGCCGACGGCTACGGCGCGTTCGTCGGGCGGCCCGCGACGGTCGTGGCGAGCCGGCTGTGA